The following proteins are encoded in a genomic region of Bradyrhizobium sp. SK17:
- the nadA gene encoding quinolinate synthase NadA — MALLDTDLLTRTAPLYERVKRVIPPFEWATFAEDVDAILALKRRRNAVVLAHNYQTPEIFHGVADIVGDSLLLAREATKVDADVIVLAGVHFMAETAKLLNPAKTVLIPDLKAGCSLADSITAEDVRLMRARYPDAPVVAYVNTSTAVKAESDICCTSGNALNIVESLDTERVIMLPDEYLAQNIAKQTSKKIIAWKGHCEVHELFTADDVRQLRENHPDVTVLAHPECPPDVVAEADFSGSTAAMQTFVETKRPPRVVLLTECSMSDNIAARNPDVDFVRPCNLCPHMKRITLKNIRHALETNQHEVTIDPEIADRARKSVERMLAI; from the coding sequence ATGGCTCTGCTCGATACCGACCTTCTTACCCGTACCGCACCGCTCTATGAGCGTGTCAAACGCGTCATCCCGCCATTCGAATGGGCGACCTTCGCCGAGGACGTCGATGCGATCCTCGCGCTGAAACGCCGCCGCAACGCGGTGGTGCTGGCGCACAACTACCAGACCCCGGAGATCTTCCACGGCGTCGCCGATATCGTCGGCGACAGCCTCCTGCTCGCGCGCGAAGCGACCAAGGTCGACGCCGACGTCATCGTGCTCGCGGGCGTGCACTTCATGGCCGAAACCGCGAAGTTGCTCAATCCGGCCAAGACCGTGCTGATCCCCGACCTCAAGGCCGGCTGCTCACTGGCGGATTCCATCACGGCCGAGGACGTGCGGCTGATGCGCGCGCGCTATCCGGACGCGCCCGTCGTCGCCTATGTCAACACGTCGACCGCGGTGAAGGCGGAGTCCGACATCTGCTGCACATCGGGCAATGCGCTGAATATCGTGGAATCGCTCGACACCGAGCGCGTCATCATGCTGCCCGATGAATATCTGGCGCAGAACATCGCCAAGCAGACCAGCAAGAAGATCATCGCCTGGAAGGGCCATTGCGAGGTGCACGAGTTGTTCACCGCCGATGACGTGCGCCAGCTGCGCGAGAACCATCCTGATGTCACCGTCCTGGCGCATCCGGAATGCCCGCCTGACGTCGTCGCGGAAGCCGACTTCTCAGGCTCGACGGCCGCGATGCAGACATTCGTCGAGACCAAGCGCCCGCCCCGCGTCGTGCTGCTGACGGAATGCTCGATGAGCGACAACATCGCGGCACGCAATCCGGATGTCGACTTCGTCCGCCCCTGCAATCTCTGCCCGCACATGAAGCGGATCACCCTGAAGAACATCCGCCACGCGCTGGAGACCAATCAGCACGAAGTCACGATCGACCCCGAAATCGCCGATCGTGCGCGCAAGAGCGTCGAAAGGATGCTGGCAATATGA
- a CDS encoding DUF2842 domain-containing protein gives MAIRTRKLLGTIFLLILVVVWSLLGMTVAQTPWLANSGLLQAVFYVVAGLGWVLPAMPIVSWMLRPDRA, from the coding sequence ATGGCCATACGCACCCGCAAACTGCTCGGAACCATCTTCCTGCTCATCCTGGTGGTGGTGTGGTCGCTGCTTGGCATGACGGTCGCGCAGACGCCATGGCTGGCCAATTCCGGGCTGCTGCAGGCGGTCTTCTACGTCGTCGCGGGTCTCGGCTGGGTGCTGCCGGCGATGCCGATCGTGTCCTGGATGTTGCGCCCCGATCGCGCTTAA
- the nadC gene encoding carboxylating nicotinate-nucleotide diphosphorylase codes for MTTLNPLLPLLYEPIVQAALREDLGRAGDITADAIVPAGQQARLVMRARQPGVIAGLDVARTVFQMVSPSIELRAERPDGSAVEPDEVIAIIDGPARGLLTAERTALNFLCHLSGVATATATLVKAVTGTRAQIVDIRKTTPGLRALEKYAVRAGGGGNHRFGLDDAMLIKDNHIALAGGIRTAIERAKANAGHMVKIEVEVDTLSQLEEALALDVDAVLLDNMTTEQLARAVEMARGKAITEASGRITAATAAAIAATGVDLISAGWITHSSAALDIGLDYLT; via the coding sequence ATGACCACCCTCAATCCCCTGTTGCCGCTGCTCTATGAACCGATCGTGCAAGCCGCCTTGCGCGAGGATCTCGGCCGCGCCGGCGATATCACGGCGGACGCGATCGTACCGGCCGGCCAGCAGGCCCGGCTGGTGATGCGGGCACGGCAGCCTGGCGTGATCGCAGGCCTCGACGTCGCACGCACCGTGTTCCAGATGGTTTCGCCATCGATCGAGTTGCGCGCCGAGCGGCCCGACGGCAGCGCGGTCGAACCCGACGAAGTCATCGCGATCATCGACGGCCCGGCGCGCGGCCTGCTCACCGCGGAGCGGACCGCACTCAACTTCCTCTGCCATCTGAGCGGCGTCGCGACCGCGACCGCCACGCTCGTCAAAGCCGTCACGGGCACGCGCGCGCAAATCGTCGACATCCGCAAGACCACGCCGGGGCTGCGGGCGCTGGAGAAGTATGCGGTGCGCGCCGGCGGCGGCGGCAATCACCGTTTCGGGCTCGACGATGCGATGCTGATCAAGGACAACCACATCGCGCTCGCCGGCGGCATCCGCACCGCGATCGAGCGCGCCAAGGCCAATGCCGGGCATATGGTCAAGATCGAGGTCGAGGTCGACACGCTGTCGCAGCTCGAGGAGGCGCTCGCGCTCGACGTCGACGCGGTGCTGCTCGACAACATGACGACCGAGCAGCTCGCGCGCGCGGTGGAGATGGCCCGCGGCAAGGCGATCACCGAAGCCTCCGGCCGCATCACGGCGGCGACCGCCGCGGCGATCGCCGCCACCGGCGTCGACCTGATCTCGGCTGGCTGGATCACCCACAGCTCGGCCGCACTCGATATCGGGCTCGACTATCTCACCTGA
- a CDS encoding L-aspartate oxidase: MSADLSDLNGRPVIIGGGAAGLMTALQLAPEPVVLVSKSPLGAEASSMWAQGGLAAPVGADDTPALHLADTLAAGAGLCDAAAASRIVHAAPAAVEHLAELGVAFDRRADGTWRLGLEAAHGRNRIVHATGDGTGREIMRALIAAVRQTPSITLLEGVEARRLIVDDNAVRGVLVTGQRGPLTIATNRVVIATGGIGGLFADSTNPGGCFGQGLALAAHAGATLSDIEFVQFHPTAFDGPSRPMPLLTEAIRGDGAVLIDESGQRFMLDQPGAELAPRDIVARAVWRHRAAGHRTLLDARKNPGADFAQRYPVISAFCKMAGIDPARDPIPIRPAVHYHMGGIAVDGFGRSSVQGLWACGEAARTGLHGANRLASNSLMEAVVCARWVAESVESMSAGPRAMLRDDAMPPATDPSVVRPILTQGLGVLRDHDGIARAIRSLYPFASGQSAASDAALVGLMIAVAAIRREESRGGHFRTDFPHTALSAAPSSLTRAEALAAARNIVETRISARSARS; the protein is encoded by the coding sequence ATGAGTGCCGATCTCTCTGATCTGAACGGCCGCCCGGTCATCATCGGCGGCGGCGCGGCGGGGCTGATGACCGCGCTTCAGCTCGCGCCCGAGCCCGTCGTGCTGGTGTCGAAATCGCCGCTCGGCGCGGAAGCCTCCAGCATGTGGGCACAGGGCGGCCTCGCCGCACCGGTCGGCGCGGATGACACGCCTGCCCTGCATCTCGCCGACACGCTCGCGGCTGGTGCCGGCCTTTGCGACGCGGCGGCAGCATCCCGGATCGTTCATGCGGCGCCTGCCGCCGTCGAGCATCTGGCCGAACTCGGCGTCGCCTTCGACCGTCGTGCCGACGGCACCTGGCGCCTCGGGCTCGAGGCCGCGCACGGCCGCAACCGTATCGTACACGCCACGGGCGACGGCACCGGCCGCGAGATCATGCGCGCCCTGATCGCCGCCGTCCGTCAGACGCCGTCGATCACGTTGCTGGAAGGCGTCGAGGCGCGTCGCCTGATCGTCGATGACAATGCGGTCAGGGGCGTGCTTGTGACCGGTCAGCGCGGACCGCTGACGATCGCGACCAACCGCGTGGTGATCGCGACTGGCGGCATCGGCGGATTGTTCGCCGACAGCACCAATCCCGGTGGATGTTTCGGCCAGGGCCTCGCGCTCGCGGCACATGCCGGCGCAACCTTGTCGGACATCGAATTCGTCCAGTTTCATCCGACCGCCTTCGACGGGCCGTCGCGGCCGATGCCGCTGCTCACCGAAGCGATCCGCGGCGACGGCGCCGTGCTGATCGACGAGAGCGGACAGCGTTTCATGCTCGATCAACCAGGCGCCGAGCTTGCGCCGCGCGACATCGTCGCGCGCGCGGTCTGGCGCCACCGCGCCGCGGGACACCGCACCTTGCTCGACGCGCGCAAGAATCCCGGCGCAGATTTCGCGCAGCGCTATCCAGTGATCAGCGCCTTCTGCAAGATGGCAGGCATCGACCCCGCCCGTGATCCGATCCCGATCCGTCCCGCGGTCCACTATCACATGGGTGGCATCGCGGTTGACGGTTTTGGCCGCAGCTCGGTGCAGGGCCTGTGGGCCTGCGGCGAAGCCGCGCGCACCGGCCTGCACGGCGCCAACCGGCTCGCCAGCAACTCGCTGATGGAGGCGGTCGTCTGCGCGCGCTGGGTTGCCGAGAGCGTCGAAAGCATGAGCGCCGGTCCGCGGGCGATGCTGCGCGACGATGCCATGCCGCCAGCCACCGATCCCTCCGTGGTGCGGCCGATCCTCACCCAGGGGCTCGGCGTGCTGCGCGACCATGACGGGATCGCGCGTGCGATCCGGAGCCTCTATCCGTTCGCATCCGGCCAGAGTGCGGCGTCCGACGCAGCGTTGGTCGGCCTGATGATCGCGGTTGCCGCGATCAGGCGCGAGGAAAGCCGCGGCGGTCATTTCCGCACCGATTTCCCGCACACCGCCTTGTCGGCAGCACCGTCTTCCCTCACCCGTGCCGAGGCGCTCGCCGCCGCGCGCAATATCGTCGAAACCAGGATCTCAGCAAGGAGTGCCCGCTCATGA
- a CDS encoding membrane protein yields the protein MARSPQKSKAPASGNAVTADLVAVLVAVTDGTPDIMTIAGGSALPSGPFEFTHRSLQTALRAWVEAQTGHPLGYVEQLYTFADRGRSGDAKGPHSVSISYLGLTREDRVGEGFEAHWSGWYDYFPWEDHRDGAPAFIAKTIAPKLKAWAKEASSPTLQRERWQRCAITFGLDERDWNEELVLQRYELLWEASLIPEADRARGREATVVPGKPMTADHRRILATGIARLRAKIKYRPVVFELMPAEFTLLQLQRSVEALAGRLVHKQNFRRLIEQQELVEETGAMAADTVGRPAKLFRFRHAVLAERAVAGTKLPLSRT from the coding sequence GTGGCCAGATCGCCGCAAAAATCCAAAGCACCGGCTTCGGGAAACGCCGTCACCGCCGACCTCGTCGCGGTGCTGGTCGCCGTCACCGACGGCACGCCTGACATCATGACCATCGCCGGCGGCTCGGCGCTGCCGAGCGGCCCGTTCGAGTTTACCCACCGCTCGCTGCAAACCGCGTTGCGGGCCTGGGTCGAGGCGCAGACCGGCCACCCGCTCGGCTATGTCGAGCAGCTCTACACCTTTGCCGACCGCGGCCGGTCCGGCGACGCCAAGGGCCCGCATAGCGTCTCGATCAGCTATCTCGGCCTGACCCGCGAGGACCGGGTCGGCGAAGGTTTCGAGGCGCACTGGTCCGGCTGGTACGACTACTTTCCCTGGGAGGATCATCGCGACGGCGCACCGGCCTTCATCGCCAAGACGATCGCCCCGAAACTGAAGGCATGGGCGAAGGAAGCCTCCTCACCGACATTGCAGCGCGAGCGCTGGCAGCGCTGCGCCATCACCTTCGGTCTCGACGAGCGCGACTGGAACGAAGAACTGGTATTGCAGCGTTACGAACTGCTCTGGGAGGCGTCGCTGATCCCGGAAGCCGATCGCGCGCGCGGCCGCGAGGCAACAGTCGTTCCGGGAAAGCCGATGACGGCGGATCATCGCCGCATTCTCGCGACCGGAATCGCGCGGCTGCGCGCCAAGATCAAATACCGTCCGGTGGTATTCGAGTTGATGCCGGCCGAATTCACCCTGCTGCAATTGCAACGCAGTGTTGAGGCGCTCGCAGGCCGGCTGGTCCACAAACAGAACTTCCGCCGGCTGATTGAGCAGCAGGAACTCGTTGAAGAAACTGGCGCAATGGCCGCCGATACCGTCGGGCGGCCGGCCAAGCTGTTCCGCTTCCGCCATGCCGTTCTGGCCGAACGGGCCGTCGCCGGCACCAAGCTCCCGCTTTCTCGTACTTGA
- a CDS encoding polysaccharide deacetylase family protein: MPDNGIWRRAKAELAYFSGAFRLREGKAGGAGAILRFARVRPPQRTRFQPLRSQEITPEFLDRTIRALKRWRYDIVGIDEACRRAVTLPEHRRFACLTFDGASKDIVTHAYPVLARHGVPFTLYLPTAFPDGVGVAWWLALEDIIAREDRISMMIEGRERHFAISSLSDKYELFDFLSGWLRKLPPPELAYAVNDLGTRYAADAAQLSRVASLDWADLVQLAADPNVTFGSATVDYFVLSNLGDTDAQREMAMGKAVAESALRREVRHFAYPFGDRDAFRRSHVVMAEETGIASAVSTISGVVGAQGGTNLHALPRIAWDGRVGSLRMMRVLLSGVMFAPVRPTRSAHDTTA, encoded by the coding sequence GTGCCGGACAACGGGATTTGGCGACGGGCCAAGGCAGAGCTCGCGTATTTCAGCGGCGCCTTCAGGCTGCGGGAGGGTAAGGCCGGGGGCGCCGGGGCGATCCTGCGCTTCGCGCGCGTGCGTCCGCCGCAACGGACGCGCTTTCAGCCGCTCAGGTCGCAGGAGATCACGCCGGAATTCCTGGATCGCACGATCCGCGCGCTGAAGCGCTGGCGCTACGACATCGTTGGGATCGACGAGGCCTGCCGCCGCGCAGTGACCTTGCCGGAGCATCGGCGTTTTGCCTGCCTGACCTTCGACGGCGCCAGCAAGGATATCGTCACGCATGCCTATCCGGTGCTCGCGAGGCACGGCGTCCCCTTCACACTCTACCTGCCGACGGCCTTCCCGGACGGCGTGGGCGTAGCCTGGTGGCTGGCGCTCGAGGACATCATCGCGCGCGAAGACCGCATCAGCATGATGATCGAGGGTCGCGAGCGGCACTTCGCGATCTCCAGTCTGTCGGACAAATACGAGCTGTTCGATTTCCTGTCCGGCTGGCTGCGCAAGTTGCCGCCGCCGGAGCTGGCTTATGCGGTGAACGATCTCGGCACACGCTATGCAGCCGATGCCGCGCAACTGTCTCGCGTCGCATCGCTTGACTGGGCTGATCTGGTGCAGCTCGCGGCGGATCCGAACGTGACGTTCGGCAGCGCCACCGTGGATTATTTCGTGCTGTCCAATCTCGGGGATACCGACGCGCAGCGTGAGATGGCGATGGGAAAAGCTGTGGCCGAAAGCGCGCTTCGACGCGAGGTCAGGCATTTCGCGTATCCCTTCGGGGACCGCGACGCATTCCGTCGCTCACACGTCGTGATGGCCGAGGAAACGGGCATTGCCAGCGCGGTGTCGACCATCTCCGGTGTGGTCGGAGCGCAGGGCGGCACCAACCTCCATGCATTGCCGCGCATCGCATGGGACGGCCGCGTGGGGTCGCTACGGATGATGCGGGTGCTGCTCTCAGGCGTGATGTTCGCGCCGGTTCGGCCGACGCGGAGCGCGCATGACACCACCGCCTAA
- a CDS encoding COX15/CtaA family protein, which translates to MAGISARTSQLRAVKVWLLVVAALIALMVLVGGATRLTESGLSIVEWKPVTGALPPLTEAQWTKAFEGYQKIPQYRELNAGMTLEQFKTIFWWEWSHRLLGRVIGAAYLLPFLYFLWRGTVSGELGRRLWVIFGLGALQGGVGWWMVASGLSERVEVSQYRLATHLVLALLIFAAIVWTLRRLSDRPSVIAPARLKITSAMLLVITFVQLYFGALVAGLRAGRVYNTWPEIDGGLIPSADRLWFETPWWRNLFDNTLTVQFEHRMTAYLLFALAIAHAIDAVRSRAGGGVIAGAWWLVAAITLQATLGILTLLHQVPIDLALTHQAVAIVVLTLAVLQAERFAARRTERDQPTLVAVGQSL; encoded by the coding sequence ATGGCCGGTATTTCCGCAAGAACATCGCAGCTCCGCGCCGTAAAGGTATGGCTATTGGTGGTCGCTGCCCTGATTGCGCTGATGGTGCTGGTCGGCGGCGCCACGCGGCTGACCGAGTCCGGGCTGTCGATCGTCGAATGGAAGCCGGTGACCGGTGCGCTGCCGCCGCTGACCGAGGCGCAATGGACCAAGGCCTTCGAGGGCTACCAGAAGATTCCGCAATATCGCGAGCTCAATGCCGGGATGACGCTCGAGCAGTTCAAGACGATCTTCTGGTGGGAGTGGAGCCACCGGCTGCTCGGCCGGGTGATCGGCGCCGCTTATCTGCTGCCGTTCCTGTATTTCCTGTGGCGCGGCACGGTGAGCGGTGAGCTCGGCCGGCGGCTGTGGGTGATCTTCGGCCTCGGCGCGCTGCAAGGCGGCGTCGGCTGGTGGATGGTGGCCTCCGGCCTCTCGGAACGCGTCGAGGTGTCGCAGTATCGGCTGGCGACGCATCTGGTGCTGGCGCTGCTGATCTTCGCGGCGATCGTCTGGACGCTGCGCCGGCTTTCGGACCGCCCGTCCGTGATCGCGCCCGCCAGGCTGAAGATCACGAGCGCGATGCTGCTCGTGATCACCTTCGTGCAGCTCTATTTCGGCGCGCTGGTCGCCGGCCTGCGCGCCGGCAGGGTCTATAACACCTGGCCCGAGATCGACGGCGGCCTGATCCCGTCGGCCGACCGGCTGTGGTTCGAGACGCCGTGGTGGCGCAATCTGTTCGACAACACGCTGACGGTGCAGTTCGAGCATCGCATGACCGCATATCTGCTGTTCGCCCTGGCGATCGCGCATGCGATCGATGCCGTGCGGTCGCGCGCTGGCGGCGGCGTGATCGCCGGCGCGTGGTGGCTGGTCGCAGCGATCACGTTGCAGGCGACGCTCGGCATTCTGACGCTGCTGCATCAGGTGCCGATTGATCTCGCGCTGACCCACCAGGCGGTCGCGATCGTCGTGCTGACCCTTGCGGTATTGCAGGCCGAGCGCTTCGCAGCGCGCCGCACCGAGAGGGACCAGCCGACCTTGGTTGCGGTCGGCCAGTCCCTTTGA
- a CDS encoding GNAT family N-acetyltransferase: MIMAAAVEGQTAGTRTWPNAVRVAGVDIFHDLAAAETTWRGFETAQHSFTPYQRFDFLASWQRQVGEREGVRPLIVVAHDSERRPLLLLPLAVESRLGANCASFMGGKHATFNMALCEKDFAANATEADIAALTRSIAERSRVDALVLCQQPLRWQDLPNPLALLPHQPSVNDCPLLVIEPDAAPAALISNSFRRRLKGKERKLQPLSGYRYHVARESADVCRLLDWFFRVKPQRMAEQKLPNVFAEPGVEQFIRSACLAPRADGKGYAIDIHALECDEEVIAIFAGVSDGHRFSMMFNTYTMSANSKYSPGLILMRDIIDHHAGQDYRAFDLGIGSDEYKRLFCKDDEVIVDSFIPLSLRGKAAAGALSAISRAKRAVKHNPALLEIAQNLRAMFR, encoded by the coding sequence ATGATCATGGCGGCGGCAGTTGAGGGCCAAACGGCCGGGACGCGAACGTGGCCGAACGCAGTCCGCGTTGCCGGCGTCGACATCTTTCATGATCTCGCCGCAGCCGAGACGACCTGGCGCGGTTTCGAGACCGCGCAACACAGCTTCACCCCCTATCAGCGCTTCGATTTCCTTGCGAGTTGGCAGCGTCAGGTCGGCGAGCGCGAGGGCGTGCGGCCGCTCATCGTGGTGGCCCATGACAGCGAACGCCGGCCGCTGTTGCTGTTGCCGCTCGCCGTCGAATCCCGCCTCGGCGCCAATTGCGCGAGCTTCATGGGAGGCAAGCATGCGACCTTCAACATGGCGCTGTGCGAGAAGGATTTCGCCGCCAACGCGACCGAAGCCGACATCGCGGCCCTGACCCGCTCGATCGCCGAGCGCTCGCGCGTCGATGCGCTGGTGCTGTGCCAGCAGCCGCTGCGCTGGCAGGACCTGCCCAATCCGCTCGCCCTGCTGCCGCACCAGCCTTCGGTCAACGACTGCCCGCTGCTGGTGATCGAGCCCGACGCGGCCCCCGCGGCGCTGATCAGCAATTCGTTCCGCCGCCGCCTCAAGGGCAAGGAGCGCAAGCTGCAACCGCTGTCCGGCTACCGCTATCACGTCGCGCGCGAGAGCGCCGACGTCTGCCGCCTGCTCGACTGGTTCTTCCGCGTCAAGCCGCAGCGCATGGCCGAGCAGAAGCTGCCCAATGTGTTCGCCGAGCCGGGAGTCGAGCAGTTCATCCGCAGCGCCTGCCTCGCGCCGCGCGCCGACGGCAAGGGCTATGCGATCGACATCCACGCGCTGGAGTGCGACGAGGAAGTGATCGCGATCTTCGCCGGCGTCTCCGACGGTCATCGCTTCTCGATGATGTTCAACACCTACACGATGTCGGCCAATTCCAAATACAGCCCGGGCCTGATCCTGATGCGCGACATCATCGATCATCATGCCGGCCAGGACTACCGCGCCTTCGATCTCGGCATCGGCTCGGACGAGTACAAGCGGCTGTTCTGCAAGGACGATGAGGTGATCGTCGACAGCTTCATTCCGCTCAGCCTGCGCGGCAAGGCGGCGGCCGGTGCACTGTCGGCCATCAGTCGCGCCAAGCGCGCCGTGAAGCACAATCCCGCGTTGCTCGAGATTGCCCAGAACCTGCGCGCCATGTTCCGCTGA
- a CDS encoding O-acetylhomoserine aminocarboxypropyltransferase, with protein sequence MTDRLPGFSTLAVHAGAQPDPTTGARATPIYQTTSFVFNDADHAASLFGLQAFGNIYTRIGNPTNAVLEERVAALEGGTAALAVASGHAAQLVVLQQLLKPGDEIIAARKLYGGSINQFTHAFKAFGWNVAWADPDDIASFEQAVTPHTKAIFIESIANPAGSITDIEAIAAVARKAGVPLIVDNTLASPYLIKPIDHGADIVVHSLTKFLGGHGNSLGGIIVDAGTFDWSKDNKYPMLSEPRPEYHGIRIQETFGNFAFAIACRVLGLRDLGPALSPFNAFMILTGIETLPLRMQKHCDNAKAVAEFLSTHPAVSAVNYAGLPGDRYNALQRKYAPKGAGAVFTFSLKGGYDAGVNLVSNLKLFSHLANVGDTRSLVIHPASTTHSQLDDAAKVKSGAAPEVVRLSIGIEDKEDLIADLDQALRS encoded by the coding sequence ATGACCGATCGCCTCCCGGGATTTTCCACCCTCGCCGTGCACGCCGGCGCGCAGCCTGATCCCACCACCGGCGCGCGGGCGACGCCGATCTACCAGACCACGTCATTCGTCTTCAACGATGCCGACCATGCCGCTTCGCTGTTCGGCCTGCAGGCGTTCGGCAACATCTATACCCGCATCGGCAACCCGACCAATGCCGTGCTCGAGGAACGTGTCGCAGCGCTCGAAGGCGGTACCGCGGCGCTTGCGGTCGCCTCCGGCCATGCCGCGCAACTCGTCGTGCTGCAGCAACTGCTGAAGCCCGGCGACGAGATCATTGCGGCACGCAAGCTCTATGGCGGCTCGATCAACCAGTTCACCCACGCCTTCAAGGCGTTCGGCTGGAACGTGGCCTGGGCCGATCCGGACGACATTGCAAGCTTCGAGCAGGCGGTGACGCCGCACACCAAGGCGATCTTCATCGAGTCGATCGCCAACCCCGCGGGCAGCATCACCGATATCGAGGCGATCGCCGCCGTCGCGCGCAAGGCCGGCGTGCCGCTGATCGTCGACAACACGTTGGCCTCGCCCTACCTGATCAAGCCGATCGACCACGGCGCCGACATCGTCGTGCACTCCTTGACCAAGTTCCTCGGCGGTCACGGCAACTCGCTCGGCGGCATCATCGTCGACGCCGGCACCTTCGACTGGTCGAAGGACAACAAGTACCCGATGCTGAGTGAGCCGCGCCCGGAATATCACGGCATCCGGATCCAGGAGACGTTCGGCAATTTCGCCTTCGCGATCGCTTGCCGCGTGCTCGGCCTGCGCGACCTCGGTCCGGCACTGTCGCCGTTCAACGCCTTCATGATCCTGACCGGCATCGAGACGCTGCCGCTGCGCATGCAGAAGCACTGCGACAACGCCAAGGCGGTGGCGGAATTCCTCTCCACCCACCCGGCCGTGTCGGCGGTGAACTATGCCGGCCTGCCCGGCGACAGGTACAACGCGCTGCAACGCAAATACGCGCCGAAGGGCGCCGGCGCGGTGTTCACCTTCAGCCTCAAGGGCGGCTATGACGCGGGCGTCAATCTGGTGTCGAACCTGAAGCTGTTCTCGCATCTCGCCAATGTCGGCGACACCCGCTCGCTGGTGATCCACCCGGCCTCCACCACCCACAGCCAGCTCGATGACGCCGCCAAGGTGAAGTCCGGCGCGGCACCGGAGGTGGTGCGGCTCTCGATCGGCATCGAGGACAAGGAAGACCTGATCGCGGACCTCGACCAGGCCCTGCGCTCCTGA
- a CDS encoding class I SAM-dependent methyltransferase, with the protein MTPPPKLERQFGRQAFGADPEGYDAARPDYPDWVFDTLCSRCGLGEKTATFEIGAGTGKATRRLLERGADPLTAIEPDPRLADFLRKTNVGKPLRVVVAPFEDAPLDEGAFDLGVSATSFHWLDEETALARITRLLRPGGWWSAVWNVFGDDSRPDPFHEATSRLAHGPTSPSQGEGGIPFALDSAARLAALRTAGAFDMIDYNVSRWPLVLDAEQTVALYSTYSNITAHPDRDNVLAEIGRIARDEFGGRVVRNMTTSLYVARRSR; encoded by the coding sequence ATGACACCACCGCCTAAACTGGAACGGCAGTTCGGCCGGCAAGCGTTCGGCGCGGATCCGGAAGGCTATGATGCGGCGCGGCCCGACTATCCGGACTGGGTGTTCGATACGCTCTGCTCGCGATGCGGACTGGGGGAAAAGACCGCGACGTTCGAGATCGGCGCAGGAACCGGCAAGGCGACCCGCCGCCTGCTTGAACGCGGCGCTGATCCACTGACCGCCATCGAGCCGGACCCGCGGCTGGCTGATTTCCTGCGCAAGACCAATGTGGGCAAGCCGTTGCGGGTCGTGGTCGCTCCGTTCGAGGATGCGCCGCTGGACGAGGGCGCCTTCGACCTCGGCGTCAGCGCCACCTCGTTTCACTGGCTCGATGAGGAGACTGCGCTAGCCAGGATCACGCGTCTGCTTCGCCCGGGCGGCTGGTGGTCCGCGGTCTGGAACGTGTTCGGCGACGACAGCCGGCCCGATCCTTTCCACGAGGCGACCAGTCGATTGGCGCATGGCCCGACAAGCCCTTCACAGGGCGAAGGAGGCATACCTTTTGCCCTCGACAGCGCGGCGCGCCTGGCTGCGCTGCGGACTGCCGGCGCCTTCGACATGATCGACTACAACGTCAGCCGATGGCCACTCGTTCTCGATGCCGAGCAGACGGTGGCGTTATACTCGACCTATTCGAACATCACGGCGCACCCTGATCGCGACAATGTCCTGGCCGAGATCGGCCGCATCGCCCGCGATGAGTTCGGCGGACGGGTTGTCCGGAACATGACGACCAGTCTCTACGTCGCGCGCCGGTCGCGATGA